One genomic segment of Brevibacillus laterosporus LMG 15441 includes these proteins:
- a CDS encoding C45 family autoproteolytic acyltransferase/hydolase: MQTRQGYFTYLEGTNKEVGEQQAEMLRHIPYLYQVYFVEETDAISDQRLWSQQQMLQQYSPGIWEELEAFCSQAKMPMNRLRYLHESCIVSGCSHSVVLPNKMRDGHLYVLRNYEFTPDLDDMTLCSTRVQGTYAHTGFSGLSFGRHEGMNDQGLCITMSSCGLPVGIHPGLRSPKGEGLQFWTAIRAILEHCRNVDEALQRLREMPIVSNVNLLVADPSEDAALVEMMDGEIASTKIGKKSDTSYLIATNHVLFSELEHLSTHRMHNSLIRQQLVESVLQGDERLEKADLLALMNREYPQGLSTHYYQEYFGTLRSMLFDVTAKTIEVCYGSPLHNGWHTLSVGGKLAFSDIEVALPQGIVPAQFW, from the coding sequence ATGCAAACCAGACAAGGCTACTTCACGTATCTAGAAGGTACAAATAAAGAGGTTGGTGAGCAGCAAGCTGAGATGCTACGCCATATCCCGTACTTGTATCAGGTTTATTTTGTAGAGGAGACAGATGCAATTTCAGATCAGCGCCTTTGGAGTCAGCAGCAGATGCTTCAGCAGTATTCCCCGGGTATTTGGGAGGAGCTTGAAGCCTTTTGTAGCCAAGCGAAGATGCCGATGAATCGTTTGCGCTATCTACATGAAAGCTGTATTGTGTCGGGATGCAGTCACTCTGTCGTACTTCCTAATAAGATGCGGGATGGGCATCTGTATGTTTTGCGAAATTACGAATTTACCCCTGACCTAGACGACATGACACTATGCTCAACTCGCGTACAGGGAACGTATGCACATACGGGCTTTAGCGGCTTATCATTTGGACGACATGAGGGTATGAACGATCAGGGACTCTGCATCACAATGTCATCCTGCGGTCTGCCAGTAGGAATTCATCCAGGCTTGCGTTCTCCAAAGGGAGAGGGTCTGCAATTCTGGACGGCGATTCGAGCCATATTGGAGCATTGTCGCAATGTAGACGAAGCGTTACAGCGATTGCGTGAAATGCCCATCGTATCAAACGTGAACCTGTTAGTAGCAGATCCCAGTGAAGACGCGGCTTTAGTCGAAATGATGGATGGTGAAATCGCGAGTACGAAAATAGGAAAGAAGAGCGACACTTCTTACCTGATTGCTACCAACCATGTGTTATTTTCAGAATTGGAGCATCTATCTACACACCGCATGCATAACTCGCTCATTCGTCAACAGCTAGTAGAGAGTGTACTTCAAGGCGATGAGCGATTAGAGAAAGCAGATTTGCTCGCTTTAATGAACCGGGAATATCCACAGGGCTTAAGCACGCATTACTATCAGGAGTATTTTGGAACGCTGCGCTCCATGCTCTTTGACGTAACAGCAAAAACGATAGAGGTCTGCTATGGCTCCCCGCTTCACAACGGCTGGCATACGTTGTCTGTGGGGGGAAAGCTTGCTTTTTCAGACATTGAGGTAGCTCTTCCGCA